From Nilaparvata lugens isolate BPH chromosome 7, ASM1435652v1, whole genome shotgun sequence, one genomic window encodes:
- the LOC120352210 gene encoding putative nuclease HARBI1, with translation MPTNEEISRTKSDFFQMRRFPNVVGCIDCTHVKIQSPGGQDAELYRNRKGYFSINVQAICNAQLVFTEITARWRGSVHDSIIFNKSKIHADLEAGLYRGSSCYLLGDSGYPCRNFLLTPLLHPANEAERRYNNAHIQTRNTIERAFGVWKRRFPCLSIGLRTKIQTTLMIITATAVLHNIAIQQKEQPLMDNDEVMEEFDQTKSVCCSRQCHCYNLQNLN, from the coding sequence atgcccACAAATGAGGAAATTTCAAGAACAAAAagcgatttttttcaaatgcgtCGTTTCCCTAACGTGGTTGGATGTATAGACTGTACTCATGTAAAAATTCAATCTCCTGGTGGCCAAGATGCAGAACtgtatagaaatagaaaaggaTATTTCTCTATCAATGTGCAAGCTATCTGCAATGCACAGCTAGTATTCACAGAAATCACTGCTAGGTGGAGGGGTTCTGTTCATGACAGtatcatttttaataaatccAAGATACATGCTGATTTGGAAGCTGGGTTGTATCGGGGCAGCAGCTGCTACCTACTTGGTGATAGTGGATATCCATGCAGAAATTTTTTGCTAACTCCACTTCTACATCCTGCAAATGAAGCAGAAAGAAGATATAATAATGCCCACATCCAAACTAGGAATACCATTGAAAGAGCATTTGGAGTGTGGAAACGCAGATTTCCTTGCTTGTCAATAGGATTAagaacaaaaattcaaactacTTTGATGATAATAACAGCAACGGCTGTTCTTCATAATATAGCTATCCAGCAGAAAGAACAGCCTCTAATGGACAATGATGAAGTTATGGAAGAGTTTGATCAAACGAAATCAGTTTGCTGTTCGAGACAATGTCATTGCTACAATCTTCAGAATTtaaattga